Proteins encoded in a region of the Populus nigra chromosome 3, ddPopNigr1.1, whole genome shotgun sequence genome:
- the LOC133687811 gene encoding histone H2A: METGGKVKKGAAGRKGGGPKKKPVSRSAKAGLQFPVGRIGRYLKKGRYSQRVGSGAPVYLAAVLEYLAAEVLELAGNAARDNKKNRIIPRHVLLAVRNDEELGKLLAGVTIAHGGVLPNINPVLLPKKTEKAAKEPKSPSKATKSPKKA; encoded by the exons ATGGAGACTGGTGGAAAGGTGAAGAAAGGAGCAGCAGGGAGGAAAGGAGGCGGTCCAAAGAAGAAACCGGTGTCCCGCTCCGCCAAAGCCGGTCTTCAGTTCCCTGTTGGTCGGATCGGTCGATACTTGAAGAAAGGCCGTTACTCTCAACGTGTTGGATCCGGAGCTCCCGTCTACCTCGCCGCTGTGCTAGAGTATCTTGCTGCTGAg GTTTTAGAGCTGGCTGGAAATGCAGCAAGGGATAACAAGAAGAACAGGATAATACCAAGGCATGTGTTGTTAGCTGTGAGGAACGATGAAGAACTTGGAAAGCTACTTGCAGGTGTGACCATAGCTCATGGCGGCGTGTTGCCTAACATCAATCCTGTTCTTTTGCCTAAGAAAACCGAAAAGGCAGCCAAAGAACCCAAGTCACCTTCCAAGGCCACCAAGTCCCCGAAGAAGGCTTAG
- the LOC133689708 gene encoding uncharacterized protein LOC133689708, with product MSSRSHAVGDVLVDELESNLSRFASLKDVEEETYTSDGDDNSDAEEGYEPYGSQPVKKCHGNSSSMAPSDEEDNEPETGLQLLFPEDFPRLNSTRLPLVSAMKGSREKQGGSPRKLTVSWSPDVYDPIPNSLSHSVKSKQKKSSRKDRDKDNNHNKKNGKKGQKGSSSKGLGGKDKKQFRKSGGRSDKCYKTIDAPEDTDFGVGSPDYCGSSFLKNSGAKFHYSVAEAL from the exons ATGAGCTCTCGTAGTCATGCTGTTGGTGATGTACTCGTGGATGAACTCGAAAGCAATCTTAGCAGGTTTGCAAGTTTAAAAGATGTTGAAGAAGAAACGTATACATCTGATGGGGATGATAACAGCGATGCAGAAGAGGGATATGAACCATATGGGTCTCAACCTGTTAAAAAGTGCCATGGTAATTCATCCTCTATGGCTCCTTCAGATGAAGAAGATAATGAACCCGAAACTGGGTTGCAACTATTGTTCCCTGAGGATTTTCCTCGCTTGAACTCAACCCGTTTGCCT cttgttTCTGCAATGAAAGGTAGCCGAGAAAAACAAGGAGGGTCACCAAGGAAACTGACGGTGTCATGGTCCCCAGATGTGTATGATCCAATTCCCAACTCCTTGTCTCACAGTGTTAAAAGCAAGCAAAAGAAGTCGTCTAGGAAAGATAGAGATAAAGATAACAATCACAACAAGAAAAATGGGAAGAAAGGGCAGAAGGGCAGCTCATCAAAAGGGCTAGGTGGCAAAGACAAGAAGCAATTTCGCAAATCTGGTGGCAGGTCTGACAAGTGCTATAAAACAATTGATGCTCCTGAAGACACTGATTTTGGTGTTGGGAGCCCGGACTATTGTGGAAGTAGCTTCCTCAAAAATTCAGGTGCCAAGTTTCATTATTCTGTCGCGGAGGCATTATGA
- the LOC133689267 gene encoding uncharacterized protein LOC133689267 → MSAATGKDPVKALWLERLSSSLRTALACTIVGCTTLYGPARLRHFLAYPAFSYVTAILIVSDATLGDTLRGCWHALYATIQVMIPCILTFQVIGPARFSNGLAAVAVAITTFMVALPESTPLMAKRIAFGQAVIVYVGAAIHGAEEGVVTHPIHVASSTALGALASVLAMLIPYPWLAYCKARKTCRLYVENASKRLNIYVEGLTAQNKQAAADLLSHAKFLSVTGAKHLQTIKDTRRGMACEKPQVRKLNPGENLQDIEILMKGVEIALDSCPSFPVSMIDEGIKQALLDMKEKIGLKLQNAKCLAPFDATTAPEAEAGESYVLAPKIGGATQADLPAFFFLYCLELLSRELPVGQNPECNSENTNKTDTRDVTSKRDQEKANLRKTCDFSTIKLPNMERWTLATKCSLSMGFAVLFGLIFNKENGYWSGLIIATSFVTERQATFTVANARGQGTAIGSVYGILCCFIFQRFVDLRFLPLLPWIIFTSFLRHSRMYGQAGGISAVIGALLILGRKNYGPPNEFATARLVEACIGLICFIMAEILLQPARAATLAKTEFAWSLRALRDCIDDTSQLCAGQKSALSSSIPALRRKHQEVKSRINNLEKFIAAAESEPNFWFLPFYGACYRKLLVSLRKMECLLLFVAIEIGTLSQVSDRLQVLINNYLLPLGGKVGFSLKCIEELISMNSLALLERGVQKISTFHDDMELGKSSPSADVVFRTSSLDEEEVENSIPQHSKEEAYSIEKREGAQELKSRLILRIYSLEFCISSLIKETREIEKQVKELITWENPESQFSTKEGSHGGG, encoded by the exons ATGTCAGCAGCAACCGGAAAGGATCCAGTCAAGGCGTTGTGGCTTGAGCGCTTAAGCTCCTCTCTAAGGACCGCTTTGGCATGCACCATAGTTGGTTGCACCACCCTCTATGGCCCTGCAAGACTCAGGCACTTTCTTGCATATCCGGCCTTTTCTTATGTGACAGCAATCCTAATTGTCTCGGATGCTACTCTTGGTGACACTCTTAGAGGCTGTTGGCATGCACTGTATGCTACTATCCAAGTAATGATCCCCTGTATACTGACCTTTCAAGTGATTGGACCAGCCAGGTTCAGTAATGGCCTGGCAGCAGTGGCAGTGGCCATCACTACCTTCATGGTGGCGCTGCCAGAATCAACTCCCTTGATGGCTAAGCGGATTGCATTTGGGCAGGCTGTGATTGTGTATGTAGGCGCAGCTATCCATGGTGCAGAAGAAGGAGTAGTCACGCACCCAATTCATGTGGCTTCAAGTACAGCCTTGGGAGCATTAGCTTCTGTTTTGGCCATGCTGATTCCATACCCTTGGCTAGCCTACTGCAAG GCTAGGAAAACGTGCAGACTGTATGTTGAAAATGCGTCAAAGAGATTGAATATCTATGTAGAGGGCTTAACAGCCCAAAACAAGCAAGCTGCAGCCGACTTGCTTTCCCACGCAAAGTTCCTCTCAGTAACAGGAGCCAAGCACCTTCAAACTATCAAAGATACTCGA CGAGGGATGGCATGTGAGAAACCACAAGTCAGAAAGCTTAACCCAGGAGAAAATTTGCAAGACATCGAAATACTAATGAAAGGCGTGGAAATTGCTCTTGATTCATGCCCTTCTTTTCCTGTTAGCATGATAGATGAAGGGATCAAGCAAGCGTTACTcgatatgaaagaaaaaataggccTAAAGCTGCAGAACGCCAAGTGCTTAGCTCCTTTTGATGCAACAACAGCTCCGGAAGCAGAGGCTGGAGAAAGTTATGTTTTGGCCCCAAAAATTGGTGGCGCAACGCAGGCAGACCTACcagctttcttctttttgtattGCCTGGAACTCCTCTCGAGGGAATTGCCTGTTGGTCAAAATCCAGAGTGCAATTCAGAGAACACCAACAAAACTGATACTAGAGATGTAACCAGTAAAAGAGATCAAGAGAAGGCAAACCTTAGAAAGACTTGCGATTTCTCAACTATAAAATTACCAAACATGGAGAGGTGGACTCTTGCAACCAAGTGTTCACTTTCTATGGGTTTTGCTGTGCTATTCGGTTTGATATTCAACAAAGAAAACGGGTATTGGTCAGGACTCATCATTGCCACCAGTTTTGTCACGGAAAGACAGGCAACTTTCACAGTTGCGAATGCTCGTGGGCAAGGGACAGCGATAGGATCGGTTTATGGGATCCTGTGTTGCTTCATTTTCCAAAGATTTGTGGACTTACGGTTTCTACCTCTTCTTCCATGGATCATTTTCACCAGTTTTCTAAGGCACAGCAGGATGTATGGCCAAGCCGGCGGGATTTCAGCTGTGATCGGAGCATTATTAATCCTGGGTAGGAAAAATTATGGCCCTCCAAACGAGTTTGCAACTGCAAGACTCGTAGAAGCTTGCATAGGATTGATTTGCTTCATTATGGCAGAGATTCTATTGCAACCCGCGAGAGCTGCAACTCTAGCAAAGACTGAATTTGCGTGGAGCTTGAGGGCACTCCGAGATTGCATTGACGATACATCCCAGCTTTGTGCCGGCCAAAAGAGTGCGTTGTCATCTTCGATTCCAGCATTACGAAGAAAGCATCAAGAGGTGAAATCCCGCATCAACAACCTGGAGAAATTCATTGCTGCAGCCGAGTCAGAGCCTAACTTCTGGTTCTTGCCTTTTTATGGTGCTTGTTATCGCAAATTACTGGTTTCTTTAAGAAAGATGGAGTGCCTCTTGTTGTTCGTGGCCATTGAAATCGGAACTCTATCACAAGTATCAGATAGGTTACAAGTACTCATCAACAATTATCTACTTCCTTTGGGGGGGAAAGTAGGCTTCTCATTGAAATGTATTGAAGAGTTGATTTCGATGAATTCCTTGGCGCTACTGGAAAGGGGGGTGCAAAAGATAAGCACATTTCATGATGACATGGAGCTAGGAAAATCATCACCAAGTGCAGATGTAGTATTTAGGACTTCGAGTctagatgaagaagaagttgagaaTTCCATTCCCCAACATTCAAAAGAAGAAGCTTACAGTATTGAAAAACGCGAAGGTGCACAGGAGCTCAAGAGCCGGTTGATCCTTCGCATATACAGCCTAGAGTTCTGCATCAGTAGCCTGATAAAAGAAACACGAGAGATTGAGAAACAAGTGAAAGAATTAATTACATGGGAGAACCCAGAAAGTCAATTTTCCACAAAAGAAGGATCCCACGGCGGCGGTTGA